A single window of Colletotrichum higginsianum IMI 349063 chromosome 8, whole genome shotgun sequence DNA harbors:
- a CDS encoding Zinc-binding dehydrogenase encodes MAQNQAVKTIEAGIAKVVDVPIPALPADDYILVKTTAVAINPTDWKHVDLADKAGCVGIWVGCDYAGIVEEVGKGVTKDFKKGDRICGPVNGSNALREIDGAFAKYIAVKGDLQIKTPDNISDEEAATLGIAVTTVGQGLYQSLNLPLPTEPTTDPSATILIYGGSTAMGISGIQYARLSGYRVISTASPHNFEYLRSLGASEVLDYRSPTVSEDIRRLTGDRLTLAWDCQSTNESAVLVAKALSSSEGGVIGTLLPVDKKAVQDVNPKVEVKMSLYYTAFGEDFGYFGKRDAVPENYEFGKKFWDISRGLLADGKLKPIRVIKNQGGSGLDGVIVGLKELKEGKVSAGKLVYTI; translated from the exons ATGGCTCAGAACCAAGCAGTCAAAACCATCGAGGCGGGCATCGCAaaggtcgtcgacgtgcCGATCCCGGCCCTCCCTGCCGACGACTACATCCTCGTCAAGACAACGGCCGTGGCCATCAACCCGACGGACTGGAAGCACGTCGAtctcgccgacaaggccgggTGTGTCGGCATCTGGGTCGGCTGCGACtacgccggcatcgtcgaggaggtcggcaAGGGTGTGACAAAGGACTTCAAGAAGGGGGATCGCATCTGCGGGCCCGTCAACGGATC GAACGCGCTGAGGGAGATTGACGGCGCCTTCGCAAAGTACATTGCTGTCAAGGGCGACTTGCAGATCAAGACGCCGGACAACATTtcagacgaggaggccgcgacgctcggcatcgccgtcacCACGGTC GGCCAAGGCCTTTATCAGAGCCTCAACCTACCCCTCCCCACCGAACCGACTACCGATCCGTCGGCCACGATCCTCATCTATGGCGGCAGCACCGCCATGGGTATCTCGGGCATCCAGTACGCGCGGTTGTCCGGGTATAGGGTAatctcgacggcgtcgccgcaCAACTTCGAGTATCTCCGGTCCCTAGGCGCGAGCGAGGTGCTGGACTACCGGTCGCCCACCGTGTCGGAGGACATCCGCAGGCTCACGGGCGACCGGCTCACGCTGGCGTGGGACTGCCAGTCGACCAACGAGTCGGCGGTCCTCGTAGCCAAGGCGCTGTCGAGCTCCGAGGGAGGCGTCATCGGCACCCTGCTGCCCGTCGACAAGAAAGCGGTGCAGGATGTCAACCCCAAGGTCGAGGTCAAGATGAGCCTGTACTACACCGCGTTTGGCGAGGATTTTGGCTACTTTG GCAAGAGGGACGCCGTTCCCGAAAACTACGAGTTCGGCAAGAAGTTTTGGGACATCAGCCGCGGCTTGTTGGCCGACGGCAAACTCAAGCCCATCCGCGTCATCAAGAACcagggcggcagcggcctagacggcgtcatcgtcggcctgaAGGAGTTGAAGGAGGGCAAGGTCAGCGCCGGCAAGCTCGTCTACACCATTTAG
- a CDS encoding Nacht and wd40 domain protein has protein sequence MPAQHNLTIRIPLPSMLPAEAVVEMLQSQSPVIRHQPLVTRYEKVPVPLKSVVEDDWFLETGLKIASYKIYEKVTVAPGVKTEISFPAVLQNIPNGLRSRAKAPAGVRVWSEWLVVPRPQERWPGEHSAGKLGGHVDGDYDLVETTRVETSRMLMPLVKGQMESAHRDMVNKMLDEVAQRVGRAKM, from the coding sequence ATGCCCGCCCAGCACAACCTCACGATCCGTATCCCGCTGCCCAGCATGCTCCCGGcggaggccgtcgtcgagatgctgCAGTCCCAGTCCCCCGTCATCCGCCACCAGCCGCTGGTGACGCGCTACGAAAAGGTGCCCGTCCCGCTCAAGAgcgttgtcgaggacgactgGTTCCTCGAGACAGGCCTCAAGATCGCCTCGTACAAGATCTACGAGAAGGTCACTGTCGCCCCCGGTGTCAAGACGGAGATCAGCTTCCCCGCCGTGCTGCAGAACATACCCAACGGCCTGCGGTCCCGCGCCAAGGCCCCCGCCGGCGTCCGCGTGTGGTCCGAGTGGCTCGTCGTGCCGCGGCCCCAGGAGCGCTGGCCCGGCGAGCACAGCGCCGGCAAGCTCGGCGGCCACGTTGACGGGGActacgacctcgtcgagaccACGCGCGTCGAGACGAGCCGGATGCTGATGCCCCTCGTCAAAGGGCAGATGGAGAGCGCGCATCGCGACATGGTGAACAAgatgctcgacgaggtcgcgcAAAGGGTCGGTCGGGCCAAGATGTAG